The nucleotide sequence TAGAATTCGGAAACTATAAATGTCCTTGGAAAGGAATCAACACTTACAGCAGGTAGCGTTATGTTAACGAGAAGTAATCAAAAGGGGGAGTACCCCTTTTTGGCTTTGCACAAAAACCAACAACGAAACTTAATAGAGCCTTCATATTAAACTATCTTATATAGTAAGTGAACAATGGTTGGATGAAGAAAGAGGAGGAAGGGACTTTCCTAATATTTTTAGTTACTCGATTATGCGTATAAAATCTACGTGTAATATAGATTTCAATAAAGTATACTGTATCAAGATTGCGAAGAAATATAATTAAGCTAAAGGACCGTTTAACAGGGGGGCTTAATGTCAAAATAAAAAAGCTTAGGTTAAGTTTTCCCAAGCTCATCTATGCAAAATTAACTCTTTATTTGATTGACTTGTATCATGATTTTAGTGACATAATGTTCCTTATGGTTCATGACAACTGTATCGTAAATATATTCTTCAAAAACATAATCACCTAAGGCTAAATTTAAACGATCCATCTCCAAGAAAAGTCGCTTATATGTTTTATGTATTGTTTTCTCATCTCCTATATGATATCCGCTGAGAAACTCACCCTTTACACTTTTAAAATACAGATGTCCTTCCTTCGGATTTGGCTGCTCGATATATAAATAGCTATAATTAGTGAATTCTCCCTTTAATACTTGCTCTCGTTTCGTTATTACACCTATTGGATAACCCGTATCAAGTTGTAATACGTCCAATTCATTAATAAAATCCGAAAAGACCTCTACAAATTCCTCATTGTTTATATTTTCAATATTTCTACTTAAATAAAGCGTGGCTTCTGGCAATTGTTCAAGTTTGACTTGATGAAAATCCAGATGCAATGCTTCCTCCATTAAGGCTATTTTTGTGTCAATAATTTTTTCCTTTATTTCGATTTCCTGACGTTTTTTCTCAATCTCTGCCTTTTTTTGATACATGATGGACAAAAAGCTTTCAGGTGATTTATTTTGCGTATATTGTTGAATATCACTTAGCGACATACCGAGATCCTTTAATAAATCGATAACAGAAAATAGTTCTATCTGGCGAATTGAATAATAACGATAACCTTTTTTGTTCTTATATTCTGGGGAGAAAAGCCCGATTTGATCGTAATAAAGGAGTGTCTGTTTGTTTACCTTGCAAAGCTTCGCGAATTCCCCTGTAGTTAAATATTTTCCGTTTTTTTTATTCATTTTTTACAGCTCCGTTCTTGACTATATAGTTACTATATACACTAAAATGGAAATTGTAAAAGATGAAAAACCATACAAATTAGTTTGTAATGACGGTAATTAGTTTGTTAAGGAGAATGTAAAAGATGAGGACTCATAAAGTCACCTTAGGATTATTATTAATGAACTTATTCATAGCTTTTTTGGGAATTGGTCTTGTCATTCCAGTATTACCTACACTGATGAATGAATTGGGCATTACTGGAGCAACGGTTGGCTATTTAACAGCAACGTTTGCCATTGCTCAATTGATTGTTTCCCCATTTGCAGGAAAAGCGGCAGATAAATTCGGCAGAAAAATTATGATTGTAACTGGCTTGTTTATTTTCGGGATTTCAGAGTTTTTATTTGGTATCGGTACGGAGATTAAAATCTTATTTATTTCTCGTATTTTGGGCGGTATTAGTGCGGCGTTCATTATGCCGGCTGTCACAGCTTTCATTGCGGATATTACAACTTTAGATACCCGCGCGAAAGCACTAGGTTATATGTCAGCTGCGATCAGCACAGGATTTATTATTGGTCCAGGTATTGGCGGGTTCTTGGCGGAGTTTGGAACACGCATACCTTTCTTCTTTGCAGGAGCCCTTGGTGTAATTGCGGCTATACTCTCCATTATTTTACTATCTGAGCCGGACCGTAATGAAGAGCATAATGAACAAGCCTCGGATGGCAAAGCTGGCTTCAAGCGTATTATGGCCCCAAAATATTTCCTTGCGTTTATTTTAATTTTTATTGCCTCATTTGGTTTAGCCGCTTTTGAATCGTTCTTTAGTCTATTTGTGGATCATAAATTTCAATTTAAACCATCTGATATAGCGATTGTTATTACAGGTGGGGCGATTTTCGGTGCAGTTTCACAGGTCATTCTATTTGATAAGCTTACACGAATTTGGGGCGAAATTAAATTGATCCGATATAGCTTGATATTGTCGGCCTTGCTTGTCTTTTTAATGACTGTTGCCCATTCATATTTCTCCATTTTGCTTGTTACATTTATTGTTTTTGTAGGGTTTGACCTATTCCGGCCAGCAGTTACGTCATACCTTTCCACTGTCGCCGGGAACGAACAAGGCTTCGTTGGGGGATGAACTCTATGTTTACAAGTTTAGCGAACATTAGCGGTCCGATTCTAGGGGGGATATTATTTGATATAGACATTAATTACCCTTACTACTTTGCGACGGTGATCCTATCTCTAGGAATCGCTATTACATTTTTCTGGAAGAAGCAAGCCAAGGATTCTTTAAGTGAAGTGAAGCCTAGTGCAGATAATTAATCAAGTTGAAATGAAGGGCATGTTTCGTAAGAAGTCTTAAATGATTCCCATAGGGAACAAATCATTCTTTATAGACAGTTAAGACTACCACTTATTGTGGTAGTCTTTTTTATTTTGCTTGTGAATGGGGGCTGTTGATTTCCATTCCAGGCGCTTCGCTTTCCGTGGAGCGAGCGGTGAGCCTCCTCGCCGCGAAAGAGCCTGCGGGGTCTCAACTGTCCCGCTAATCCCGCAGGAGTCTTTGCACCTTTATTTGTCAATGCTGAGGTGGTTTTAGCTCTCCTGCTATTTTGGTGAAGAGCTTTCCAGGAAGTGTAGGCAATCACCCTTACAAAATTTTATATTCTTTTTACATCAATCCTCTCAAAAATTAATATTCTATTGCTATTTTTAATAGGAAATCTACTCAAATAAATGAAATTATAGGAGATGTTGAGATTGAGAGGAAAATGGTTACCTGCTTTTGGTGCTCTTGTATTAGGAATCGGGGTCATTACTGGAGGAGGGACGGTCCTTGCAAAAGAGAAACATAAGGATATTTTGAATGTATCCCATCGCGGGGCGTCGGGGTACGCTCCAGAACATACACTAGTATCCTATGACAGAGGAGAAAAAATGCATGGGGACTACATTGAAATTGACTTGCAAATGACCAAGGATGGACAATTAATTGCCATGCATGATGAGAAAGTGGATCGGACGACAGATGGGACAGGCCTTGTTAAGGATTACACATTAGCGGAAATCAAGCAATTAGACGCAGGAAGCTGGTTTAACGAACAATATCCACAATACGCTGATCCAGATTATGTAGGAT is from Bacillus sp. PK3_68 and encodes:
- a CDS encoding MerR family transcriptional regulator, which produces MNKKNGKYLTTGEFAKLCKVNKQTLLYYDQIGLFSPEYKNKKGYRYYSIRQIELFSVIDLLKDLGMSLSDIQQYTQNKSPESFLSIMYQKKAEIEKKRQEIEIKEKIIDTKIALMEEALHLDFHQVKLEQLPEATLYLSRNIENINNEEFVEVFSDFINELDVLQLDTGYPIGVITKREQVLKGEFTNYSYLYIEQPNPKEGHLYFKSVKGEFLSGYHIGDEKTIHKTYKRLFLEMDRLNLALGDYVFEEYIYDTVVMNHKEHYVTKIMIQVNQIKS